In Malus sylvestris chromosome 15, drMalSylv7.2, whole genome shotgun sequence, a single genomic region encodes these proteins:
- the LOC126601159 gene encoding glycosyltransferase BC10-like isoform X2: protein MNLQSRAVPLEEGKDPGVSSRASQTKALPIRLLQLFALFLLFCITFSVIGVYTIRHFGINGVMTTAATSFQPCLEEPRGLDRWIKPPSSVKHTMNDEELFWRASFTPRIKKYPFEKVPKIAFMFLTKGPLPLAPLWERFLKGHEGLYSVYVHSLPSFQPHFNPSSVFYGRHIPSQVAEWGRMSICDAERRLLANALLDVSNEWFILLSESCIPLYNFSVVHHYLMKSKYSYVGAFDDPGPHGRGRYNYNMAPEVKISNWRKGSQWFEVNRKLAVSIVEDTKYYPKFKEFCRPACYVDEHYFPTMLTIEAGNSLANRSITWVDWSRGGPHPATFGRADITEEFLKRIFRGQRCTYNGQNSTICFLFGRKFAPSAMEPLLHLAPKFLGF, encoded by the exons ATG AATTTGCAATCGAGGGCTGTGCCGTTAGAGGAAGGCAAGGACCCTGGTGTTAGCAGCCGGGCAAGCCAAACGAAGGCCTTGCCGATTAGGCTACTTCAGTTATTCGCGCTGTTTCTGCTTTTCTGTATTACATTCTCAGTCATTGGTGTATACACAATTCGGCATTTTGGAATCAATGGCGTCATGACAACAGCCGCGACCTCTTTCCAGCCGTGCCTTGAGGAACCAAGAGGTTTGGACCGATGGATTAAGCCGCCATCAAGTGTTAAACACACCATGAATGATGAGGAACTGTTCTGGAGGGCTTCTTTTACGCCTAGGATAAAGAAATATCCTTTTGAGAAAGTTCCAAAGATTGCATTTATGTTCTTGACTAAGGGGCCGTTGCCGCTGGCACCCCTTTGGGAGAGGTTTCTGAAGGGACACGAAGGGCTTTATTCAGTCTACGTTCATTCACTACCGTCGTTTCAACCCCATTTTAATCCTTCGTCAGTTTTTTATGGGAGACATATACCAAGCCAG GTTGCCGAGTGGGGAAGAATGAGTATATGTGATGCTGAGAGAAGACTCCTGGCTAATGCATTGCTCGACGTATCCAACGAATGGTTCATTCTTCTTTCTGAATCATGCATTCCGCTCTATAATTTCAGTGTCGTTCACCACTACTTGATGAAGTCCAAGTACAGCTATGTCGGTGCATTTGATGACCCCGGGCCACATGGAAGAGGACGCTACAATTATAACATGGCACCTGAAGTGAAAATATCCAATTGGCGCAAGGGCTCCCAGTGGTTCGAAGTTAACCGAAAGCTTGCCGTCAGCATTGTCGAGGATACAAAATATTACCCCAAATTTAAGGAGTTCTGTAGACCCGCATGTTACGTTGATGAGCACTACTTCCCCACCATGCTAACCATTGAAGCCGGGAATTCTTTAGCAAATAGAAGCATTACTTGGGTGGATTGGTCACGGGGTGGACCTCACCCGGCTACCTTTGGAAGAGCGGATATCACCGAGGAATTTCTCAAGAGAATTTTCAGGGGTCAACGCTGCACTTACAATGGCCAGAACTCAACAATCTGCTTTCTTTTTGGAAGGAAGTTTGCTCCGAGTGCCATGGAACCTCTTTTGCATTTAGCACCAAAGTTTCTGGGCTTCTAA
- the LOC126601159 gene encoding glycosyltransferase BC10-like isoform X1 — protein MQNLQSRAVPLEEGKDPGVSSRASQTKALPIRLLQLFALFLLFCITFSVIGVYTIRHFGINGVMTTAATSFQPCLEEPRGLDRWIKPPSSVKHTMNDEELFWRASFTPRIKKYPFEKVPKIAFMFLTKGPLPLAPLWERFLKGHEGLYSVYVHSLPSFQPHFNPSSVFYGRHIPSQVAEWGRMSICDAERRLLANALLDVSNEWFILLSESCIPLYNFSVVHHYLMKSKYSYVGAFDDPGPHGRGRYNYNMAPEVKISNWRKGSQWFEVNRKLAVSIVEDTKYYPKFKEFCRPACYVDEHYFPTMLTIEAGNSLANRSITWVDWSRGGPHPATFGRADITEEFLKRIFRGQRCTYNGQNSTICFLFGRKFAPSAMEPLLHLAPKFLGF, from the exons ATGCAGAATTTGCAATCGAGGGCTGTGCCGTTAGAGGAAGGCAAGGACCCTGGTGTTAGCAGCCGGGCAAGCCAAACGAAGGCCTTGCCGATTAGGCTACTTCAGTTATTCGCGCTGTTTCTGCTTTTCTGTATTACATTCTCAGTCATTGGTGTATACACAATTCGGCATTTTGGAATCAATGGCGTCATGACAACAGCCGCGACCTCTTTCCAGCCGTGCCTTGAGGAACCAAGAGGTTTGGACCGATGGATTAAGCCGCCATCAAGTGTTAAACACACCATGAATGATGAGGAACTGTTCTGGAGGGCTTCTTTTACGCCTAGGATAAAGAAATATCCTTTTGAGAAAGTTCCAAAGATTGCATTTATGTTCTTGACTAAGGGGCCGTTGCCGCTGGCACCCCTTTGGGAGAGGTTTCTGAAGGGACACGAAGGGCTTTATTCAGTCTACGTTCATTCACTACCGTCGTTTCAACCCCATTTTAATCCTTCGTCAGTTTTTTATGGGAGACATATACCAAGCCAG GTTGCCGAGTGGGGAAGAATGAGTATATGTGATGCTGAGAGAAGACTCCTGGCTAATGCATTGCTCGACGTATCCAACGAATGGTTCATTCTTCTTTCTGAATCATGCATTCCGCTCTATAATTTCAGTGTCGTTCACCACTACTTGATGAAGTCCAAGTACAGCTATGTCGGTGCATTTGATGACCCCGGGCCACATGGAAGAGGACGCTACAATTATAACATGGCACCTGAAGTGAAAATATCCAATTGGCGCAAGGGCTCCCAGTGGTTCGAAGTTAACCGAAAGCTTGCCGTCAGCATTGTCGAGGATACAAAATATTACCCCAAATTTAAGGAGTTCTGTAGACCCGCATGTTACGTTGATGAGCACTACTTCCCCACCATGCTAACCATTGAAGCCGGGAATTCTTTAGCAAATAGAAGCATTACTTGGGTGGATTGGTCACGGGGTGGACCTCACCCGGCTACCTTTGGAAGAGCGGATATCACCGAGGAATTTCTCAAGAGAATTTTCAGGGGTCAACGCTGCACTTACAATGGCCAGAACTCAACAATCTGCTTTCTTTTTGGAAGGAAGTTTGCTCCGAGTGCCATGGAACCTCTTTTGCATTTAGCACCAAAGTTTCTGGGCTTCTAA